In Antechinus flavipes isolate AdamAnt ecotype Samford, QLD, Australia chromosome 3, AdamAnt_v2, whole genome shotgun sequence, a genomic segment contains:
- the ADPRS gene encoding ADP-ribosylhydrolase ARH3 isoform X3 produces the protein MNSRGQIQRKGRRTGTLAQEGRSLAAEGEAYAKGEPGRSGRLRVKPAQRRRPVAHMGWDLRGRGGACSGAAASGVARPDAFFAGRGRGGVVEAVGVPGAPGSGGRLWRLTTTAMAAVAGGAAAGTARSLSRFRGCLAGALLGDCVGAVYEAHDNVTMASVLSHVSSLEPEPGAKGSARTAPPDLSPLPAEALYYTDDTAMTRALVQSLLAKEAFDEVDMAKRFAQEYKKDPDRGYGAAVITVFKKLLNPKCMDVFEPARAQFNGKGSYGNGGAMRVAGISLAYSNTQDVQKFARLSAQLTHASSLGFNGAVLQALAVHLALQGESSREWFLQQLLDHMEEVESDDRSLSEAREPPCPLAVTSLASL, from the exons ATGAACTCGAGGggtcaaatacaaaggaaaggaagacGAACAGGAACACTCGCCCAGGAGGGGCGGAGCCTTGCTGCGGAGGGCGAGGCCTATGCTAAGGGAGAGCCCGGTCGGAGCGGTCGGCTCCGGGTAAAGCCGGCGCAAAGGAGGAGACCTGTAGCCCATATGGGGTGGGATTTGCGGGGCAGGGGCGGGGCCTGCTCCGGGGCCGCGGCTTCCGGGGTAGCTCGGCCCGACGCTTTTTTTGCagggcgggggcggggcggggtgGTGGAGGCGGTGGGCGTGCCCGGCGCTCCCGGAAGTGGCGGTAGACTGTGGCGGTTGACGACGACTGCTATGGCGGCGGTGGCGGGCGGCGCGGCGGCCGGAACGGCGCGTTCCCTGTCGCGGTTCCGGGGCTGTCTGGCCGGGGCGCTCCTCGGGGACTGTGTGGGGGCCGTCTACGAGGCGCACGACAACGTTACCATGGCGTCAGTACTGAGTCACGTGAGCAGCCTGGAGCCGGAGCCTGGAGCAAAGGGGAGCGCGCGCACAG CTCCACCCGACCTCAGCCCTCTCCCTGCAGAGGCCCTGTACTACACAGATGACACTGCTATGACCAGAGCCCTGGTGCAGTCCCTGCTGGCCAAGGAGGCCTTCGATGAGGTGGACATGGCCAAGAG GTTTGCTCAGGAGTACAAGAAAGATCCTGATCGAGGCTATGGTGCTGCAGTGATCACTGTGTTCAAAAAGCTGCTGAACCCCAAATGCATGGACGTCTTTGAGCCAGCTCGGGCTCAGTTCAACGGGAAGGGTTCCTATGGCAATGGGGGTGCCATGCGGGTAGCTGGCATCTCCTTGGCCTACAGTAACACCCAAGACGTTCAGAAG TTTGCCCGACTTTCAGCCCAGCTGACCCACGCCTCCTCGCTGGGCTTCAACGGTGCCGTCCTGCAGGCTCTGGCCGTGCATCTGGCCCTACAAGGGGAGTCGTCCCGGGAGTGGTTTCTCCAGCAGCTCTTGGACCACATGGAGGAGGTGGAGAGTGATGACCGGTCTCTGTCAGAAGCACGGGA GCCTCCGTGCCCGTTAGCTGTGACCTCCCTAGCCTCTCTTTGA
- the ADPRS gene encoding ADP-ribosylhydrolase ARH3 isoform X1 has product MGWDLRGRGGACSGAAASGVARPDAFFAGRGRGGVVEAVGVPGAPGSGGRLWRLTTTAMAAVAGGAAAGTARSLSRFRGCLAGALLGDCVGAVYEAHDNVTMASVLSHVSSLEPEPGAKGSARTAPPDLSPLPAEALYYTDDTAMTRALVQSLLAKEAFDEVDMAKRFAQEYKKDPDRGYGAAVITVFKKLLNPKCMDVFEPARAQFNGKGSYGNGGAMRVAGISLAYSNTQDVQKFARLSAQLTHASSLGFNGAVLQALAVHLALQGESSREWFLQQLLDHMEEVESDDRSLSEARELGMGERPYSSKLKKIGEFLEQGLMAKEEVLSELGNGIAAFESVPTAIYCFLRCMAPDPAIPATFNSLQRTLIYSISLGGDTDTIATMAGAIAGAYYGMEQVPESWQQSCEGYEETDVLARSLHQLFSKDL; this is encoded by the exons ATGGGGTGGGATTTGCGGGGCAGGGGCGGGGCCTGCTCCGGGGCCGCGGCTTCCGGGGTAGCTCGGCCCGACGCTTTTTTTGCagggcgggggcggggcggggtgGTGGAGGCGGTGGGCGTGCCCGGCGCTCCCGGAAGTGGCGGTAGACTGTGGCGGTTGACGACGACTGCTATGGCGGCGGTGGCGGGCGGCGCGGCGGCCGGAACGGCGCGTTCCCTGTCGCGGTTCCGGGGCTGTCTGGCCGGGGCGCTCCTCGGGGACTGTGTGGGGGCCGTCTACGAGGCGCACGACAACGTTACCATGGCGTCAGTACTGAGTCACGTGAGCAGCCTGGAGCCGGAGCCTGGAGCAAAGGGGAGCGCGCGCACAG CTCCACCCGACCTCAGCCCTCTCCCTGCAGAGGCCCTGTACTACACAGATGACACTGCTATGACCAGAGCCCTGGTGCAGTCCCTGCTGGCCAAGGAGGCCTTCGATGAGGTGGACATGGCCAAGAG GTTTGCTCAGGAGTACAAGAAAGATCCTGATCGAGGCTATGGTGCTGCAGTGATCACTGTGTTCAAAAAGCTGCTGAACCCCAAATGCATGGACGTCTTTGAGCCAGCTCGGGCTCAGTTCAACGGGAAGGGTTCCTATGGCAATGGGGGTGCCATGCGGGTAGCTGGCATCTCCTTGGCCTACAGTAACACCCAAGACGTTCAGAAG TTTGCCCGACTTTCAGCCCAGCTGACCCACGCCTCCTCGCTGGGCTTCAACGGTGCCGTCCTGCAGGCTCTGGCCGTGCATCTGGCCCTACAAGGGGAGTCGTCCCGGGAGTGGTTTCTCCAGCAGCTCTTGGACCACATGGAGGAGGTGGAGAGTGATGACCGGTCTCTGTCAGAAGCACGGGA GCTGGGCATGGGGGAGCGGCCATACTCGAGCAAACTGAAGAAGATCGGGGAGTTCTTGGAGCAGGGCTTAATGGCCAAGGAGGAAGTTTTGTCTGAACTCG GGAACGGCATCGCAGCCTTCGAGTCGGTCCCCACCGCCATCTACTGCTTCCTTCGCTGCATGGCTCCTGACCCCGCAATCCCAGCCACCTTCAACAGCCTCCAGCGGACGCTCATCTACTCCATCTCCCTGGGGGGGGACACTGACACCATCGCCACCATGGCCGGGGCCATTGCTGGGGCCTACTACGGCATGGAGCAGGTTCCAGAGAGCTGGCAGCAAAGCTGTGAGGGCTACGAGGAGACGGACGTGCTAGCCCGCAGCCTGCACCAGCTCTTCAGCAAGGACCTGTGA
- the ADPRS gene encoding ADP-ribosylhydrolase ARH3 isoform X2 → MGWDLRGRGGACSGAAASGVARPDAFFAGRGRGGVVEAVGVPGAPGSGGRLWRLTTTAMAAVAGGAAAGTARSLSRFRGCLAGALLGDCVGAVYEAHDNVTMASVLSHVSSLEPEPGAKGSARTEALYYTDDTAMTRALVQSLLAKEAFDEVDMAKRFAQEYKKDPDRGYGAAVITVFKKLLNPKCMDVFEPARAQFNGKGSYGNGGAMRVAGISLAYSNTQDVQKFARLSAQLTHASSLGFNGAVLQALAVHLALQGESSREWFLQQLLDHMEEVESDDRSLSEARELGMGERPYSSKLKKIGEFLEQGLMAKEEVLSELGNGIAAFESVPTAIYCFLRCMAPDPAIPATFNSLQRTLIYSISLGGDTDTIATMAGAIAGAYYGMEQVPESWQQSCEGYEETDVLARSLHQLFSKDL, encoded by the exons ATGGGGTGGGATTTGCGGGGCAGGGGCGGGGCCTGCTCCGGGGCCGCGGCTTCCGGGGTAGCTCGGCCCGACGCTTTTTTTGCagggcgggggcggggcggggtgGTGGAGGCGGTGGGCGTGCCCGGCGCTCCCGGAAGTGGCGGTAGACTGTGGCGGTTGACGACGACTGCTATGGCGGCGGTGGCGGGCGGCGCGGCGGCCGGAACGGCGCGTTCCCTGTCGCGGTTCCGGGGCTGTCTGGCCGGGGCGCTCCTCGGGGACTGTGTGGGGGCCGTCTACGAGGCGCACGACAACGTTACCATGGCGTCAGTACTGAGTCACGTGAGCAGCCTGGAGCCGGAGCCTGGAGCAAAGGGGAGCGCGCGCACAG AGGCCCTGTACTACACAGATGACACTGCTATGACCAGAGCCCTGGTGCAGTCCCTGCTGGCCAAGGAGGCCTTCGATGAGGTGGACATGGCCAAGAG GTTTGCTCAGGAGTACAAGAAAGATCCTGATCGAGGCTATGGTGCTGCAGTGATCACTGTGTTCAAAAAGCTGCTGAACCCCAAATGCATGGACGTCTTTGAGCCAGCTCGGGCTCAGTTCAACGGGAAGGGTTCCTATGGCAATGGGGGTGCCATGCGGGTAGCTGGCATCTCCTTGGCCTACAGTAACACCCAAGACGTTCAGAAG TTTGCCCGACTTTCAGCCCAGCTGACCCACGCCTCCTCGCTGGGCTTCAACGGTGCCGTCCTGCAGGCTCTGGCCGTGCATCTGGCCCTACAAGGGGAGTCGTCCCGGGAGTGGTTTCTCCAGCAGCTCTTGGACCACATGGAGGAGGTGGAGAGTGATGACCGGTCTCTGTCAGAAGCACGGGA GCTGGGCATGGGGGAGCGGCCATACTCGAGCAAACTGAAGAAGATCGGGGAGTTCTTGGAGCAGGGCTTAATGGCCAAGGAGGAAGTTTTGTCTGAACTCG GGAACGGCATCGCAGCCTTCGAGTCGGTCCCCACCGCCATCTACTGCTTCCTTCGCTGCATGGCTCCTGACCCCGCAATCCCAGCCACCTTCAACAGCCTCCAGCGGACGCTCATCTACTCCATCTCCCTGGGGGGGGACACTGACACCATCGCCACCATGGCCGGGGCCATTGCTGGGGCCTACTACGGCATGGAGCAGGTTCCAGAGAGCTGGCAGCAAAGCTGTGAGGGCTACGAGGAGACGGACGTGCTAGCCCGCAGCCTGCACCAGCTCTTCAGCAAGGACCTGTGA
- the COL8A2 gene encoding collagen alpha-2(VIII) chain: protein MPPGPSPPSPRLLLLLLVTGLRAAAGGGAGGGGYAQVKYVQPMVKGPAGPPFREGKGQYLELPPPMLPMDLKGEPGPPGKPGPRGPPGPPGYPGKPGTGKPGLHGQPGPAGPPGFSRMGKPGVPGVPGKVGSKGEPGPKGEPGLRGDQGLRGLPGPPGLPGPSGIAVTGKPGPQGALGPQGFRGEPGPRGEPGPRGERGLKGDNGVGTPGQPGVPGNGGPPGPPGPPGPMGLGKPGLDGLPGAPGDKGATGAPGGPGQTGEPGALGPRGPPGLDGIGVPGAVGVPGPQGPIGAKGEPGIRGLPGLPGPTGYGKPGLPGLKGERGPAGIPGGLGDTGEPGEDGEPGEPGPQGLMGPPGLPGSMGLPGRHGLPGPKGEAGPSGPPGVPGIRGDQGPSGVVGKPGVVGERGLPGAQGPPGPSGPKGEPGIVGLPGGPGAAGGLGQKGEVGLPGQPGLRGPSGIPGLQGPSGPIGPQGLPGLKGEPGLQGPPGEGRVGEPGLAGPTGPPGIPGNPGLNGPPGPPGPPGPPGPPGGLDEMGIAGLHLPNGGVEGAVLGNGRGAKPQSGLGELSVGVAPAFTAVLTSPFPASGMPVKFDRTLYNGHSGYNPATGIFTCPIGGVYYFAYHVHVKGTSVWVALYKNNVPATYTYDEYKKGYLDQASGGAVLELRTNDQVWVQMPSDQANGLYSTEYIHSSFSGFLLCPT, encoded by the exons ATGCCGCCGGGGCCCTCGCCCCCTTCTCCGCggctgctgttgttgctgctggtGACCGGGTTGCGGGCCGCAGCCGGAGGAGGGGCCGGTGGGGGAGGCTACGCGCAAGTGAAGTACGTGCAGCCCATGGTGAAAGGACCAGCCGGGCCCCCCTTCCGGGAAGGCAAGGGCCAATACCTGG AACTGCCACCACCAATGCTGCCAATGGATCTGAAAGGGGAACCTGGACCACCTGGAAAGCCTGGCCCTCGGGGCCCTCCAGGACCTCCTGGTTACCCGGGAAAGCCAGGCACAGGCAAGCCAGGTCTGCATGGTCAGCCAGGCCCCGCTGGCCCCCCAGGCTTCTCTAGGATGGGTAAGCCAGGTGTCCCAGGTGTCCCAGGCAAGGTGGGCAGCAAGGGCGAGCCAGGTCCCAAAGGTGAACCAGGCCTTCGGGGGGACCAGGGCCTTCGAGGACTGCCAGGACCTCCCGGACTTCCAGGCCCATCAGGCATTGCTGTTACTGGCAAACCAGGCCCACAGGGCGCTCTAGGTCCACAAGGCTTTAGGGGGGAACCAGGGCCCAGAGGAGAGCCAGGACCTCGGGGGGAAAGAGGCCTCAAGGGAGATAATGGGGTGGGCACACCAGGCCAACCAGGTGTTCCAGGAAATGGAGGTCCCCCTGGCCCTCCAGGACCTCCAGGTCCTATGGGCTTGGGCAAACCTGGCCTGGATGGCCTTCCAGGAGCCCCCGGAGACAAGGGAGCCACTGGGGCCCCTGGGGGACCAGGACAAACTGGGGAACCAGGAGCCCTGGGCCCAAGGGGTCCCCCAGGACTAGATGGCATTGGGGTACCTGGGGCAGTAGGTGTACCTGGGCCCCAGGGGCCTATTGGTGCAAAGGGGGAACCTGGGATCAGAGGCCTTCCTGGCCTGCCTGGCCCTACAGGCTATGGAAAACCAGGGCTTCCAGGCCTCAAAGGGGAAAGAGGCCCAGCAGGGATCCCAGGAGGACTAGGTGACACAGGTGAGCCAGGAGAGGATGGTGAGCCAGGTGAACCAGGACCTCAGGGCCTTATGGGCCCTCCTGGCCTTCCTGGGTCCATGGGACTACCAGGGAGGCATGGGCTACCTGGACCCAAAGGGGAGGCAGGACCAAGTGGACCTCCAGGGGTGCCTGGGATCCGTGGCGATCAGGGCCCAAGTGGTGTTGTGGGAAAACCTGGAGTTGTTGGAGAAAGGGGATTACCTGGAGCACAGGGACCTCCAGGGCCAAGTGGGCCCAAGGGAGAACCAGGCATCGTTGGGCTGCCCGGGGGACCAGGTGCGGCAGGAGGGCTGGGACAGAAAGGGGAGGTAGGCCTTCCAGGACAACCTGGCCTGAGAGGACCCTCAGGGATTCCTGGGCTTCAGGGCCCATCAGGTCCCATCGGACCCCAGGGGCTTCCAGGCCTGAAAGGGGAACCAGGTCTTCAAGGTCCTCCCGGGGAAGGCAGAGTGGGTGAGCCAGGCTTAGCTGGACCTACAGGCCCCCCTGGCATCCCAGGAAACCCGGGTCTCAATGGCCCCCCAGGGCCTCCAGGGCCCCCGGGCCCCCCCGGGCCCCCAGGGGGGTTAGATGAGATGGGCATCGCAGGGCTGCACTTGCCCaatgggggggtggagggggcaGTGCTGGGCAACGGCAGAGGGGCCAAACCGCAGTCTGGTCTCGGGGAGCTGTCCGTGGGTGTTGCCCCAGCTTTTACTGCTGTGCTCACTTCACCCTTCCCTGCTTCGGGGATGCCCGTCAAGTTTGACCGGACACTGTACAACGGGCACAGTGGGTACAACCCCGCCACGGGCATCTTCACCTGCCCCATCGGCGGCGTCTACTACTTCGCTTACCACGTGCACGTCAAGGGCACCAGCGTGTGGGTGGCGCTGTACAAGAACAACGTGCCGGCCACCTACACCTACGACGAGTACAAGAAGGGCTACCTGGACCAGGCGTCGGGCGGGGCCGTGCTCGAGCTGCGCACCAACGACCAGGTCTGGGTGCAGATGCCCTCGGACCAGGCCAACGGCCTCTACTCCACCGAGTACATCCACTCGTCCTTCTCGGGCTTCCTGCTCTGCCCCACATAA